Below is a window of Mycolicibacterium chitae DNA.
TGCCCAGCGAGAAGGTGTATCACGAACCGGACGAACGGTTCTGGCTCGGCGTGGGCCGCAGCCGCAGCGACGCCTACGTGATGATCGGCGCCGGCTCCGGGATCACCTCGGAGGTGTTCGTCGCCGACGCCGCGGATCCCCAGGCGCAGTTCACCAGCGTGCTGCCGCGCCGCGACGGCGTCGAATACTCCGTCGAGCACGCCGTCGTGGGCGGCGAGGACCGCTTCCTGATCCTGCACAACGACGGCGCGGTCAACTTCACCCTGGTGGAGGCGCCGGTCGGCAACCCCGCCGAGCAGCGCACCCTGGTACCGCACGACGACAGCGTCCGCCTCGAGGCCGTCGACGCGTTTGTCGGCCACCTGGTGCTGAGCTACCGGCGCGCCGCGCTGCCGCGAATCCAGCTGTGGCCGTTGACCGCCAACGGTCAGTACGGGACCCCGGAGGAGGTGGCGTTCGACTCCGAGCTGATGGCCTCCGGGCTGGCCGGCAACCCGAACTGGGACGCCCCGCGGCTGCGGATCGCGGCGACGTCGTTCGTGGTGCCGCTGCGGGTCTACGACCTGGACCTGCGCACCGGTGAGCGGATCCTGCTGCGTGAACAACCCGTCCTCGGCGAGTACCGCCCCGAGGACTACGTGGAGCGCCGGGACTGGGCGGTGGCCGCCGACGGGGCGCGCGTGCCGGTGTCGCTGATCTACCGCAAGGGCATCGAATTCCCCGCACCCGCACTGCTGTACGGCTACGGCGCCTACGAGTCCTGCGAGGATCCACGGTTCTCGATCGCGCGGCTCTCGCTGCTGGACCGGGGCATGGTGTTTGCCGTGGCCCATGTGCGCGGCGGCGGGGAGCTGGGCCGGCCGTGGTACGAGCACGGCAAGCTACTGGAGAAGAAGAACACCTTCACCGATTTCATCGCCGCGGCACAGCATCTGGTGGACACCGGGCTGACCCGGCCGGCCAATCTCGTCGCCCTCGGCGGCAGCGCGGGCGGGCTGCTGATGGGTGCGGTGGCGAACATGGCGCCGGAGCTGTTCGCCGGCATCCTGGCGCAGGTGCCGTTCGTCGACCCGCTGACCAGCATCCTGGACCCGTCGCTGCCGCTGACCATCACCGAATGGGACGAGTGGGGAAATCCGTTGGACAACAGCGACGTCTACGCCTACATGAAGTCCTATGCGCCCTACGAGAACGTGGCCGCCGTCGACTACCCGGCGATCCTGGCGATGACCTCGCTGCACGACACCCGGGTGCTCTACGTCGAGCCGGCCAAATGGGTGGCCGCCCTGCGCCACATCAAGACCGACAACCACCCGGTGCTGCTGAAGACCCAGATGAGCGCCGGGCACGGCGGGATCAGCGGCCGCTACGAGCGCTGGAAGGAAGTGGCCTTCCAGTACGCGTGGCTGTTGACCACCGCGGACGCGGCGCCGACCCGTGTTAGCGTCGGGCCATGAGCCTCAACGACATTGCGCTGACCACGCTGGACGGCGGGTCGACCTCGCTGGCCGACTACTCCGACCGCGCCGTGCTGGTGGTCAACGTGGCCTCCAAGTGTGGACTCACCCCGCAGTACAGCGGGCTTGAGCAACTGGCCCGCGACTACGGCGAGCGCGGCCTGACCGTGATCGGCGTGCCCTGCAACCAGTTCATGGGCCAGGAGCCCGGGACCGCCGAGGAGATCCAGACCTTCTGCTCGACCACCTACGGGGTGACGTTCCCGCTGCTGGCCAAGACCGACGTCAACGGACC
It encodes the following:
- a CDS encoding S9 family peptidase; translation: MTANIEPPVAKRVETRREFHGDVFVDPYEWMREKADPEVIAHLEAENAYTDAMTDHLEPLEQQIFDEIKARTKETDLSVPTRRGDYWYYGRSFAGKQYGVHCRCPVRDPEDWNPPEFDEHTEVPGEQVLLDENLEAEGHEFFSLGAATISLDGQVLAYSVDIVGDERYTLRFKNLRTGELYDDEIPGIAAGATWAADSATIYYTTVDNAWRTDTVWRHRLGSGLPSEKVYHEPDERFWLGVGRSRSDAYVMIGAGSGITSEVFVADAADPQAQFTSVLPRRDGVEYSVEHAVVGGEDRFLILHNDGAVNFTLVEAPVGNPAEQRTLVPHDDSVRLEAVDAFVGHLVLSYRRAALPRIQLWPLTANGQYGTPEEVAFDSELMASGLAGNPNWDAPRLRIAATSFVVPLRVYDLDLRTGERILLREQPVLGEYRPEDYVERRDWAVAADGARVPVSLIYRKGIEFPAPALLYGYGAYESCEDPRFSIARLSLLDRGMVFAVAHVRGGGELGRPWYEHGKLLEKKNTFTDFIAAAQHLVDTGLTRPANLVALGGSAGGLLMGAVANMAPELFAGILAQVPFVDPLTSILDPSLPLTITEWDEWGNPLDNSDVYAYMKSYAPYENVAAVDYPAILAMTSLHDTRVLYVEPAKWVAALRHIKTDNHPVLLKTQMSAGHGGISGRYERWKEVAFQYAWLLTTADAAPTRVSVGP
- a CDS encoding glutathione peroxidase, encoding MSLNDIALTTLDGGSTSLADYSDRAVLVVNVASKCGLTPQYSGLEQLARDYGERGLTVIGVPCNQFMGQEPGTAEEIQTFCSTTYGVTFPLLAKTDVNGPDRHPLYAELTKAADADGQAGDVQWNFEKFLIAPGGSVVNRFRPQTAPDAPEVIAAIEANLPG